A single Thermosynechococcus vestitus BP-1 DNA region contains:
- a CDS encoding carbon dioxide-concentrating mechanism protein — MERRDDFTDLALGLVSVQSFPAIVGIADHMLKSSDVLLVGYEKIGGGHCTAIVRGRIADVRLAVEEGAERAQQFGQELSTLVIPRPDPNLEKILPIGSLLAQIASKSRGHRLSSHAVGLLETRGFPAMVGAADAMLKAADVMLTAYETIGAGLCTAIIRGTASNTAIALEAGMAEADRIGELHAVMLVPRPLEDLDQSLPLAPALQRELQPLRLPLTLKQKETEPLALQGAAQASVAVEAAAERVPVDPPANP, encoded by the coding sequence ATGGAGCGACGGGATGACTTTACGGATTTAGCCTTAGGGCTGGTCTCAGTCCAGAGCTTTCCGGCGATCGTTGGCATTGCCGATCACATGCTCAAATCCTCCGATGTCCTCCTAGTGGGCTATGAAAAAATTGGCGGTGGTCACTGTACCGCGATCGTCCGCGGGCGAATTGCCGATGTGCGCCTTGCGGTAGAAGAGGGGGCCGAGCGGGCGCAGCAATTCGGTCAGGAACTGAGTACGTTAGTGATTCCCCGACCCGATCCCAACCTAGAGAAAATTCTCCCCATTGGCAGTCTCCTTGCCCAGATTGCTTCTAAAAGTCGCGGCCATCGCCTCAGTAGCCATGCCGTAGGTCTTCTGGAAACCCGGGGATTTCCAGCCATGGTGGGGGCAGCCGATGCCATGCTCAAGGCAGCGGATGTGATGCTGACGGCCTACGAAACCATTGGGGCAGGGTTATGTACGGCTATTATTCGCGGTACGGCCTCCAATACCGCGATCGCCCTCGAGGCCGGAATGGCAGAAGCCGATCGCATTGGTGAACTCCATGCGGTGATGTTGGTGCCCCGTCCCCTTGAGGATTTGGATCAATCCTTGCCCTTGGCACCTGCCCTCCAACGGGAACTGCAACCCCTGCGTCTCCCCCTTACCCTCAAGCAAAAAGAAACCGAACCCCTTGCCCTCCAAGGGGCGGCTCAAGCGAGTGTGGCTGTGGAAGCCGCCGCCGAAAGGGTGCCCGTCGACCCCCCTGCCAATCCCTGA
- a CDS encoding NAD(P)/FAD-dependent oxidoreductase has translation MTRRILVIGGGAAGFFGAISCATANPRDRVTILEAGAAVLSKVRISGGGRCNVTHHCFDPALLVQHYPRGGKALRGAFSRFQPQDTIAWFEARGVKLKTEADGRIFPVTDDSETIIDCLVQEATALGIRIRTHAAVKDIAKVGSQFHVTIAQQAQPLVGDRILLATGSSAQGYRLAAQLGHRIIPPVPSLFTFQIEDPLLQERSGLSVPAVQATLKLPQQPPLTQTGAILVTHWGFSGPVVLKLSAWGARALAAHNYRGILGINWLPHLSLPQIQGELAACRSHTPKRAIANHCPFPLPRRLWNYWTTTLGIPPEQTWAHLSKKQLLALAEVLHRGTFAIAGKGSFKEEFVTCGGVALKEVDFKTMASRCCEGLFLAGEILDIDGVTGGFNLQSAWTTGWIAGQGLAGGSTGTLSAAASTATLA, from the coding sequence GTGACTCGGCGCATTTTGGTCATCGGCGGTGGTGCCGCTGGATTTTTTGGAGCAATCTCCTGTGCCACGGCTAATCCTCGCGATCGCGTCACTATTTTGGAAGCTGGGGCAGCAGTGCTCAGCAAAGTCCGCATCTCTGGTGGCGGTCGCTGCAATGTCACCCACCACTGTTTTGATCCGGCCCTGTTGGTGCAACACTATCCCCGTGGTGGCAAGGCCTTACGGGGTGCCTTTAGTCGCTTCCAACCCCAAGACACGATCGCTTGGTTTGAGGCGCGGGGAGTAAAGCTGAAAACTGAGGCCGATGGGCGGATCTTTCCTGTGACTGATGATTCAGAAACGATTATTGATTGCCTTGTGCAGGAAGCAACGGCCTTGGGCATTCGCATTCGTACCCATGCAGCGGTCAAGGACATTGCCAAAGTGGGCAGCCAGTTTCACGTCACGATCGCTCAGCAGGCTCAGCCCCTTGTGGGCGATCGCATCCTTTTGGCCACCGGCAGTAGTGCCCAAGGATATCGCTTGGCGGCGCAATTGGGACACCGCATTATTCCTCCGGTTCCTTCTTTGTTTACGTTTCAAATTGAGGACCCCCTCCTGCAGGAGCGCTCAGGCCTCAGTGTGCCAGCCGTGCAAGCTACCCTCAAGCTGCCGCAGCAGCCCCCCTTGACGCAAACAGGGGCAATTCTCGTTACCCATTGGGGCTTCAGTGGCCCCGTGGTCTTAAAACTCTCGGCATGGGGAGCGCGGGCCTTGGCGGCTCACAACTATCGCGGCATCCTAGGGATCAACTGGCTCCCCCACCTCTCGCTGCCGCAGATTCAAGGGGAGTTGGCCGCCTGTCGCAGCCATACCCCAAAGCGGGCGATCGCGAACCATTGTCCCTTTCCGCTGCCCCGTCGCCTCTGGAACTACTGGACCACTACCCTCGGTATTCCCCCTGAGCAAACTTGGGCACACTTGAGTAAAAAGCAACTGCTGGCACTGGCGGAGGTCTTACACCGAGGCACATTCGCGATCGCTGGCAAAGGCAGCTTCAAGGAGGAGTTTGTGACCTGCGGTGGGGTGGCACTCAAGGAAGTGGACTTCAAGACAATGGCTAGCCGCTGCTGTGAGGGGCTATTCCTGGCAGGGGAAATACTCGACATTGATGGGGTGACGGGGGGCTTTAACCTGCAAAGTGCGTGGACAACGGGCTGGATTGCCGGTCAGGGATTGGCAGGGGGGTCGACGGGCACCCTTTCGGCGGCGGCTTCCACAGCCACACTCGCTTGA
- a CDS encoding pantothenate kinase, with the protein MVPPETNQWFALMIGNTRQHWALFRGEHLSRTWHLTPEELACNPAQDYPNLPCWGASVGSVPLHQVYPRAIALTLEDIPLPQMYPTLGLDRALALWGALQVYGAPVCVVDAGTALTLTLANDRREFAGGVILPGVGLMARALADYTAALPYVPLPTEPPRRWGTTTTTAIASGLYYGTAAILQAYLDAFLQEFPQGTVIVTGGDRPFVSELLRTFLDSDRWCEDDHLVFWGIRALRNPAAKIEMHPMERIDEFH; encoded by the coding sequence ATGGTGCCCCCAGAAACTAATCAATGGTTTGCCCTGATGATTGGTAATACTCGGCAGCACTGGGCACTCTTTAGGGGTGAACACCTCAGCCGCACTTGGCACCTAACCCCTGAGGAATTGGCCTGCAACCCCGCCCAAGACTACCCCAACCTCCCCTGCTGGGGGGCCAGTGTTGGCTCTGTGCCCTTGCACCAAGTCTATCCGCGGGCGATCGCCCTCACCCTCGAAGATATTCCCCTTCCCCAGATGTACCCCACCCTAGGGTTGGACCGTGCCCTTGCCCTCTGGGGAGCACTTCAGGTCTATGGAGCACCGGTGTGTGTCGTGGATGCCGGCACCGCCCTAACGCTGACCCTAGCCAACGATCGCCGTGAATTTGCTGGCGGTGTGATTCTTCCTGGTGTTGGGTTAATGGCCCGCGCCCTGGCGGACTACACCGCAGCTTTACCCTATGTGCCGCTGCCAACAGAGCCACCCCGCCGGTGGGGCACGACCACCACGACCGCTATTGCAAGCGGCCTCTACTATGGCACTGCCGCCATTTTGCAAGCCTATCTAGACGCCTTTTTGCAGGAGTTTCCCCAAGGTACAGTGATTGTCACCGGGGGCGATCGCCCTTTTGTCAGCGAGCTGCTGCGGACATTTTTAGATTCCGATCGCTGGTGTGAGGATGATCATCTGGTTTTTTGGGGCATCCGCGCCCTCCGCAATCCAGCCGCTAAGATAGAAATGCACCCCATGGAAAGGATTGACGAATTCCACTAA
- a CDS encoding mechanosensitive ion channel family protein: protein MINWHKPFWRWGAIAVLTFFLAILSPWLSLAQLPLPAIHQNPATPLPPGVTRIGELEITDVRFDGNTLFTIAAPTVRDRSKLGDVMPVELRAELIQSNLRRVLHSALEADRRSPARVDIGVARLHNALVISARIGQAERTTRLLTVTEADSDYHQLPPETLAQQWRDILQEQMNQAIQERTHAALIRQTEQAVLIFFKVGAGSFAIFIVQRFLTRQRQHLQGQLDTATTQTAEPEWVLPLLPQLRHHFFLKQRIKLIHLVRYLLLWVQVALWLLGLAAILRLFPMTRWLSSQVYGLPILWMVVWFGTGLLNQFADLACDRLRVFWEQNNLLKFADTQRQTLRISTTIEVMRSLKTAVIYLTRLVVILSSLGMPVSSILAVGGFLALAISLGSQNLVKDVINGLLIVWEDQYGIGDVVQIESYSGMVENLNLRITQLRNAEGHLITIPNSTITKVANLTRTWSRVNLELWVDIETNPDRLLSLLNDLSNHFYEEPEWQLKMLERPEILGIDQITASGLLVRIWIKTQPGQQWAVGREFRRRLLNLMAAEGIAVGRLHQQLHLVRDRNGKNGNDKKTYPFPLES from the coding sequence ATGATCAACTGGCATAAACCATTCTGGCGGTGGGGCGCGATCGCCGTTTTGACCTTCTTTTTAGCCATTCTTTCTCCTTGGCTGAGCCTGGCTCAACTCCCCCTACCGGCAATCCATCAAAATCCTGCAACTCCGCTACCGCCTGGCGTCACTCGCATTGGTGAACTAGAAATTACCGATGTGCGTTTTGATGGCAACACCCTCTTTACAATTGCTGCACCGACCGTTCGCGATCGCAGTAAACTCGGTGATGTCATGCCCGTTGAACTCCGGGCCGAACTCATCCAGTCCAATCTACGACGGGTACTCCATAGTGCCCTTGAGGCCGACCGGCGATCGCCGGCGAGAGTAGATATTGGTGTTGCCCGCCTCCATAATGCTTTGGTCATCAGTGCTCGCATTGGCCAAGCGGAACGCACCACTCGCCTCCTGACGGTCACCGAGGCCGACAGCGACTACCATCAACTGCCCCCCGAAACCCTTGCCCAGCAGTGGCGAGACATTTTGCAGGAGCAGATGAACCAAGCGATTCAAGAACGCACCCACGCTGCCCTAATCAGGCAAACCGAGCAGGCTGTCTTGATTTTTTTCAAGGTGGGAGCAGGCAGTTTTGCCATTTTCATTGTGCAGCGATTCTTAACCCGCCAACGCCAGCATCTGCAAGGGCAATTGGATACAGCGACCACTCAAACCGCCGAACCCGAATGGGTTTTGCCGCTTCTACCCCAGCTGCGACATCACTTTTTTCTCAAGCAGCGCATTAAACTCATTCATCTCGTTCGCTATCTGCTGTTGTGGGTACAAGTGGCTCTCTGGCTGCTCGGCCTAGCAGCCATTCTGCGGCTTTTCCCCATGACCCGCTGGCTGAGTTCTCAAGTCTATGGCCTGCCAATTCTCTGGATGGTGGTCTGGTTTGGCACTGGGCTGCTGAATCAATTTGCCGATTTGGCCTGCGATCGCCTTCGTGTCTTCTGGGAGCAAAATAATCTGCTCAAGTTTGCCGATACCCAGCGCCAAACATTGCGGATTAGCACCACCATTGAAGTGATGCGGAGTTTGAAGACCGCAGTGATTTATTTAACGCGGCTGGTGGTCATTCTAAGTTCGCTGGGAATGCCTGTCTCATCCATTTTGGCGGTGGGGGGCTTTCTTGCCCTGGCCATTTCCCTTGGTTCCCAAAATTTGGTTAAGGATGTGATCAATGGCCTGTTAATTGTCTGGGAAGACCAATACGGCATTGGCGATGTGGTGCAAATTGAATCCTATTCAGGAATGGTAGAAAACCTCAACTTACGAATCACGCAACTGCGCAATGCTGAGGGGCATCTCATCACGATTCCCAATAGTACAATTACAAAGGTGGCCAACCTGACCCGTACTTGGTCACGGGTTAACCTAGAACTGTGGGTGGATATTGAAACTAATCCCGATCGCCTGTTGTCGTTGCTGAATGACTTAAGTAACCATTTTTACGAGGAACCTGAGTGGCAACTCAAGATGCTGGAGCGGCCAGAGATCCTAGGAATCGATCAGATTACTGCCAGTGGCTTACTCGTGCGCATTTGGATTAAGACACAACCGGGACAACAATGGGCAGTGGGGCGGGAGTTTCGCCGTCGTCTTCTCAACCTCATGGCGGCAGAGGGAATTGCCGTGGGTCGGCTGCATCAACAGCTGCATTTGGTGCGCGATCGCAACGGCAAAAACGGTAACGATAAAAAGACCTATCCGTTTCCCTTGGAATCTTGA
- the aspS gene encoding aspartate--tRNA ligase, with the protein MRTHYCGDVRLRDVGTTVTLYGWVDRRRDHGGVIFIDLRDRSGIVQIVSDPQRTPDAYPQAERLRSEYVVKVVGRVSKRPADSVNPKLATGDIEIYADGIEVLNTVRQQLPFAISSTENEEVREEVRLRYRYLDLRRERMARNLRLRHRVVQAMRRFLEDEAGFIEVETPILTRSTPEGARDYLVPSRVNPGEWFALPQSPQLFKQLLMVAGCDRYYQIAHCFRDEDLRADRQPEFTQLDMEMSFMDQEEILDLNEALICHIFKTVKGIELPRPFPRLSYQEAMDRYGTDKPDTRYGLELVDVSDILKDSGFKVFSGAIAQGGVVKILPIPNGSDRISNVRIKPGGDLFQEATTAGAKGLAYIRVRNNGEIDTIGAIKDNLSPEQKALLLERTGAQPGHLLLFGAGETATVNKTLDRLRQTIAREFNLIDPTATHLLWVVDFPMFEWNAEEKRLEALHHPFTAPHPEDLGDLKTARAQAYDLIFNGHEVGGGSLRIHQPELQRQVFEIIGIDEATAQEKFGFLLEAFEFGTPPHGGIAYGLDRLVMLLAGADSIRDTIAFPKTQQARCLLTGAPSSVEPQQLKELHVTPAKPAKTTAKTKPRPAD; encoded by the coding sequence ATGCGCACACACTACTGTGGCGATGTTCGGCTAAGGGATGTCGGAACAACGGTCACCCTCTACGGTTGGGTTGATCGGCGGCGAGATCATGGCGGCGTTATCTTTATTGATTTGCGCGATCGCTCCGGCATTGTCCAAATTGTCAGTGATCCCCAGCGCACTCCCGACGCCTACCCCCAAGCCGAACGCCTGCGCAGTGAGTATGTCGTGAAAGTGGTTGGCCGTGTCAGCAAACGTCCTGCGGATTCAGTGAACCCGAAATTGGCCACGGGGGACATCGAGATCTACGCCGATGGCATTGAGGTGCTCAATACGGTGCGCCAACAACTCCCCTTTGCCATCTCCAGCACGGAGAATGAGGAGGTGCGCGAAGAGGTGCGGCTGCGCTATCGCTATCTTGACCTGCGGCGGGAACGGATGGCACGGAATTTGCGGTTACGCCATCGGGTTGTCCAAGCCATGCGGCGCTTCTTAGAGGATGAGGCGGGCTTTATTGAGGTGGAAACTCCCATTCTCACCCGCTCAACCCCAGAGGGGGCTCGGGATTACCTTGTTCCCAGCCGTGTTAACCCCGGTGAATGGTTTGCCCTGCCCCAATCTCCCCAGTTGTTCAAGCAGTTGTTAATGGTGGCCGGGTGCGATCGCTATTACCAGATTGCCCACTGCTTTCGCGATGAGGATTTACGGGCCGATCGCCAGCCCGAATTTACGCAACTGGACATGGAAATGAGCTTCATGGATCAAGAGGAAATCCTTGATCTCAACGAAGCCCTGATTTGCCACATTTTCAAAACCGTTAAGGGCATTGAGCTACCGCGGCCCTTTCCCCGCCTCAGCTACCAGGAGGCCATGGATCGCTATGGCACCGATAAGCCCGATACCCGCTACGGCCTCGAACTGGTGGATGTCTCCGATATTCTCAAGGATTCTGGTTTCAAGGTCTTTAGTGGAGCGATCGCCCAAGGGGGGGTGGTGAAAATTTTGCCGATTCCCAATGGCAGCGATCGCATCTCCAACGTGCGCATCAAACCAGGCGGCGATCTCTTCCAAGAGGCCACCACCGCGGGTGCCAAAGGCTTAGCCTACATTCGTGTTCGCAACAACGGCGAGATCGATACCATTGGCGCCATCAAGGATAATCTCTCCCCAGAGCAAAAAGCCCTGCTCCTAGAACGCACAGGTGCCCAGCCGGGGCATCTCCTCCTTTTTGGGGCCGGGGAGACCGCAACGGTGAATAAAACCCTGGATCGCCTGCGCCAGACCATTGCCCGTGAATTTAATCTCATTGATCCAACGGCAACCCATCTCCTATGGGTGGTGGATTTTCCCATGTTTGAGTGGAATGCTGAGGAAAAACGTCTTGAGGCCTTGCACCATCCCTTTACGGCTCCCCACCCTGAGGATCTTGGGGATCTCAAAACCGCCCGTGCCCAAGCCTATGATCTCATCTTCAACGGCCATGAAGTCGGTGGTGGCAGTTTGCGCATCCATCAACCGGAATTGCAGCGGCAGGTGTTTGAAATCATCGGCATTGATGAAGCCACTGCCCAAGAAAAATTTGGCTTCCTTTTAGAGGCCTTTGAATTTGGAACTCCGCCCCACGGGGGCATTGCCTATGGCTTGGATCGTTTGGTCATGCTCCTTGCTGGCGCAGATTCCATTCGCGACACCATTGCTTTCCCAAAAACCCAACAGGCCCGTTGTCTGCTCACCGGCGCCCCCAGCAGTGTGGAACCGCAGCAACTCAAGGAACTCCATGTGACGCCCGCCAAGCCAGCAAAAACCACTGCCAAAACAAAGCCTAGGCCCGCAGATTGA